The following proteins are encoded in a genomic region of Palaemon carinicauda isolate YSFRI2023 chromosome 19, ASM3689809v2, whole genome shotgun sequence:
- the LOC137658859 gene encoding cuticle protein CP1158-like, with product MKVMVVLCAVVAAVSASPFVGLVGPSGSIGPSGIVGPSGPVQFSQPAWAFLGNHAHAHIAALNRQPPTVPVHHRNPAVFQPAPVVPTTYGVDAAGCVVGPSGKVCPTGNVQFT from the exons GTAGTCTTGTGCGCTGTGGTGGCTGCAGTCTCAGCCAGCCCCTTCGTAGGCCTAGTCGGTCCCTCTGGTTCAATTGGGCCATCTGGCATCGTAGGGCCATCTGGACCGGTCCAGTTCAGCCAGCCAGCCTGGGCTTTCTTGGGTAACCACGCCCACGCCCACATCGCCGCCCTCAACAGACAGCCACCCACAGTCCCTGTTCACCACCGCAACCCAGCCGTCTTCCAG CCTGCCCCAGTTGTTCCCACCACATACGGCGTCGACGCTGCCGGCTGCGTTGTAGGTCCATCTGGAAAGGTCTGCCCAACTGGAAACGTACAGTTCACTTAA